A genomic window from Lycium barbarum isolate Lr01 chromosome 4, ASM1917538v2, whole genome shotgun sequence includes:
- the LOC132637623 gene encoding uncharacterized protein LOC132637623: MLEELTKRVESRERNIKANDKKLENYNSRVDQIPGAPPVLKGSNLKKFVQMPFPLSAAPMKIPKRFRMPDIPKYNGTTDPHEHVTAYTCAIKGNDLADDERESVLFKKFGETLSNEAMIWYHNLPEHSIDSFSMLADAFVKAHALAIKVKTRKLNLFNVKQRDNETIREFVARFQLECMDLPPVTDDWAIQDFTQGHNSRSSITSIELKQNLIEYPAISWADVHNRYRSKIRVEDHKISRAASVSWHSGKGSDRSKRMVDWDPRPSYDRYRAYPLNRRGNECNGESVRNDRRNDRGQSSRGLINRNIVDRAPGNRETPRLSEYNFCVDVATIAAAVIRNKETRHPRPVQSDPEKRDKSLICKYHRTHSHRTEDCPQLREEVARLFNVGYLREFLSERAKTHFKNLDSNKQDRPEEPRHVIHMIMGGTDVPIGPVVKHNKIFITREKRIRNGDPDGPITFNDEDMEGIAQPHNDTLVARLIPSDGESSNSWDY, from the exons ATGCTCGAAGAATTGACGAAACGAGTCGAGTCCAGAGAAAGGAATATAAAGGCGAATGACAAGAAGTTGGAAAACTACAACTCGAGGGTCGATCAGATTCCGGGGGCTCCACCAGTGTTGAAGGGATCGAATTTGAAAAAATTTGTTCAAATGCCATTTCCGTTGAGTGCGGCACCGATGAAAATCCCTAAGCGATTTCGCATGCCCGATATCCCGAAGTATAATGGGACGACGGACCCACATGAACATGTGACTGCATATACATGCGCTATTAAGGGCAATGATCTCGCCGATGACGAAAGGGAATCAGTGCTATTTAAGAAATTTGGGGAAACCCTGTCAAATGAGGCGATGATTTGGTATCATAacttgcccgagcattcaattgaTTCATTTTCCATGCTTGCTGATGCTTTCGTCAAGGCCCATGCCCTGGCTATCAAGGTCAAAACACGAAAATTAAACTTGTTCAATGTCAAGCAACGAGATAATGAGACCATCCGCGAGTTTGTGGCTCGATTTCAATTAGAGTGCATGGACTTACCTCCAGTCACGGACGATTGGGCCATTCAGGATTTCACCCAAGGGCACAATTCAAGGAGCTCGATCACATCTATAGAGCTAAAGCAAAATCTGATAGAGTACCCGGCGATCTCCTGGGCTGATGTACACAACAGGTATCGGTCGAAGATTAGGGTTGAAGATCATAAGATTTCGAGGGCTGCTTCGGTATCATGGCATTCTGGTAAAGGGAGTGATCGATCGAAGAGAATGGTAGATTGGGATCCTAGACCGTCATATGACAGGTATCGGGCTTACCCACTCAATCGAAGGGGAAACGAGTGCAACGGCGAATCAGTCAGGAATGATCGAAGGAATGATCGGGGCCAAAGTAGTCGTGGATTGATAAACAGAAATATTGTCGATAGAGCCCCGGGAAACAGAGAAACTCCAAGGTTATCCGAGTACAATTTTTGCGTCGATGTAGCAACCATAGCGGCGGCCGTTATCCGAAACAAAGAAACAAGGCATCCAAGGCCAGTCCAATCTGATCCAGAGAAGCGGGATAAAAGTCTTATTTGTAAGTATCATCGTACTCACAGCCATCGGACCGAAGATTGCCCGCAGCTGAGAGAGGAGGTCGCTCGTCTGTTCAATGTGGGATATCTTCGAGAATTCTTAAGTGAACGAGCAAAAACCCATTTTAAGAACCTGGACTCCAACAAGCAGGATAGGCCAGAAGAGCCTCGGCATGTGATACACATGATCATGGGAGGAACTGACGTTCCCATTGGGCCGGTCGTAAAACACAACAAAATTTTCATAACGAGGGAAAAGCGTATCCGGAATGGTGACCCCGATGGTCCCATCACGTTCAATGATGAGGACATGGAAGGCATCGCCCAGCCGCATAACGACACACTG gtagctcggctaataCCATCTGATGGAGAGTCATCGAACAGCTGGGACTACTAG